The following are encoded together in the Citrus sinensis cultivar Valencia sweet orange chromosome 1, DVS_A1.0, whole genome shotgun sequence genome:
- the LOC102613952 gene encoding histone acetyltransferase type B catalytic subunit isoform X1 has protein sequence MGQKKNPSADPVSEPKKRRRVGFSDVDEGVEANQCIKIYLVSSKEEVGVSDSFSIDPVDLNSFFDEDGKIYGYQGLKITIWISSISFHAFADITFQSTSDRGKGITDLKSALQRIFAETLVENKDDFLQTFSTEKDFTRSAVSSGEILQHKVSNGHVTHCNNNLKAAASDLEVVRMVVGNMEAGHLYSRLIPLVLLLVDGSNPIDVTDPRWELYILIRKKMDQQGDIQHRLLGFTAIYRFYHYPDSTRMRLSQILILPLYQRKGYGSFLTEVLSNVAVAENVHDFTVEEPLDSFQHVRTCVDIQHLLAFEPIQHAINSAVSHLKQGKLSKKILAPRFVPPASTVEEVRKVLKINKKQFLQCWEILIYLRLDPVDKYMEDYTTIISNRVREDILGKDSGSTDKRIMDVPSSYDPEMSFVMFKSQNVETSGVQMDENQPSQEEQLKQLVDERIKEIKLIAQKVSPLPV, from the exons ATGGGGCAAAAGAAAAACCCTTCTGCCGATCCAGTCTCCGAACCCAAGAAGCGAAGGCGAGTCGGATTCTCGGATGTCG ATGAAGGAGTTGAGGCAAACCAatgcattaaaatttatctgg TGTCTAGCAAAGAGGAAGTAGGTGTTTCAGACAGTTTCTCGATTGATCCAGTTGACTTAAACAGCTTTTTTGATGAAGATGGGAAGATTTACGGTTACCAAGGTTTGAAG ATAACCATATGGATTAGCAGTATATCGTTTCATGCATTTGCTGATATTACATTTCAGAGCACCTCTGAT aGGGGCAAAGGAATTACAGATCTAAAATCTGCTCTACAG AGGATTTTTGCTGAGACTCTTGTTGAGAATAAAGATGATTTCCTCCAAACATTTTCAACAGAGAAAGACTTTACTAG ATCTGCTGTATCAAGTGGGGAGATATTGCAACACAAGGTTTCCAATGGACACGTTACTcattgtaataataatctaaaagCAGCTGCTTCTGATTTAGAG GTTGTTCGCATGGTGGTGGGAAATATGGAAGCTGGACACCTCTACAGTCGTTTAATAcctcttgttcttcttcttgttgatG GAAGCAACCCTATTGATGTTACTGATCCAAGATGGGAGTTATATATCCTGATTCGGAAGAAAATGGATCAGCAAGGAGATATTCAACATAGACTTCTTGGTTTTACAGCAATATATCGCTTCTATCATTACCCTGACAGTACACGCATGCGACTCAGTCAG ATTTTGATATTGCCTCTTTACCAGCGCAAGGGCTATGGCAGTTTCCTTACAGAGGTGCTCAGCAATGTTGCAGTAGCTGAAAATGTCCACGACTTCACAGTTGAAGAGCCATTAGATTCCTTCCAACACGTTCGCACTTGTGTCGACATACAACACCTGCTTGCTTTTGAGCCAATCCAGCATGCAATTAACTCAGCTGTTTCGCATCTGAAGCAAGGGAAACTATCAAAAAAAATCCTTGCCCCTCGATTTGTGCCACCTGCCAGTACTGTAGAGGAAGTCAGGAAAGTGTTGAAAATCAACAAGAAACAGTTTCTCCAATGTTGGGAGATTTTAATATATCTTCGCCTTGATCCTGTTGACAAGTACATGGAGGATTATACCACAATCATTTCAAATCGTGTGAGGGAAGATATCTTAGGAAAAGATTCAGGCAGTACTGACAAGCGCATAATGGATGTACCTAGCTCTTATGATCCGGAGATGTCTTTTGTCATGTTCAAGTCACAGAATGTTGAAACTAGTGGTGTCCAAATGGATGAAAATCAACCGAGTCAAGAAGAGCAGCTGAAGCAGTTGGTTGATGAAAGGATCAAAGAGATCAAGTTAATTGCACAAAAGGTGTCTCCATTACCGGTCTGA
- the LOC102613952 gene encoding histone acetyltransferase type B catalytic subunit isoform X2: MSMKELRQTNALKFIWNGCLHDFCYLVSSKEEVGVSDSFSIDPVDLNSFFDEDGKIYGYQGLKITIWISSISFHAFADITFQSTSDRGKGITDLKSALQRIFAETLVENKDDFLQTFSTEKDFTRSAVSSGEILQHKVSNGHVTHCNNNLKAAASDLEVVRMVVGNMEAGHLYSRLIPLVLLLVDGSNPIDVTDPRWELYILIRKKMDQQGDIQHRLLGFTAIYRFYHYPDSTRMRLSQILILPLYQRKGYGSFLTEVLSNVAVAENVHDFTVEEPLDSFQHVRTCVDIQHLLAFEPIQHAINSAVSHLKQGKLSKKILAPRFVPPASTVEEVRKVLKINKKQFLQCWEILIYLRLDPVDKYMEDYTTIISNRVREDILGKDSGSTDKRIMDVPSSYDPEMSFVMFKSQNVETSGVQMDENQPSQEEQLKQLVDERIKEIKLIAQKVSPLPV; encoded by the exons ATGTCG ATGAAGGAGTTGAGGCAAACCAatgcattaaaatttatctgg aATGGATGTTTACATGATTTCTGCTACCTAGTGTCTAGCAAAGAGGAAGTAGGTGTTTCAGACAGTTTCTCGATTGATCCAGTTGACTTAAACAGCTTTTTTGATGAAGATGGGAAGATTTACGGTTACCAAGGTTTGAAG ATAACCATATGGATTAGCAGTATATCGTTTCATGCATTTGCTGATATTACATTTCAGAGCACCTCTGAT aGGGGCAAAGGAATTACAGATCTAAAATCTGCTCTACAG AGGATTTTTGCTGAGACTCTTGTTGAGAATAAAGATGATTTCCTCCAAACATTTTCAACAGAGAAAGACTTTACTAG ATCTGCTGTATCAAGTGGGGAGATATTGCAACACAAGGTTTCCAATGGACACGTTACTcattgtaataataatctaaaagCAGCTGCTTCTGATTTAGAG GTTGTTCGCATGGTGGTGGGAAATATGGAAGCTGGACACCTCTACAGTCGTTTAATAcctcttgttcttcttcttgttgatG GAAGCAACCCTATTGATGTTACTGATCCAAGATGGGAGTTATATATCCTGATTCGGAAGAAAATGGATCAGCAAGGAGATATTCAACATAGACTTCTTGGTTTTACAGCAATATATCGCTTCTATCATTACCCTGACAGTACACGCATGCGACTCAGTCAG ATTTTGATATTGCCTCTTTACCAGCGCAAGGGCTATGGCAGTTTCCTTACAGAGGTGCTCAGCAATGTTGCAGTAGCTGAAAATGTCCACGACTTCACAGTTGAAGAGCCATTAGATTCCTTCCAACACGTTCGCACTTGTGTCGACATACAACACCTGCTTGCTTTTGAGCCAATCCAGCATGCAATTAACTCAGCTGTTTCGCATCTGAAGCAAGGGAAACTATCAAAAAAAATCCTTGCCCCTCGATTTGTGCCACCTGCCAGTACTGTAGAGGAAGTCAGGAAAGTGTTGAAAATCAACAAGAAACAGTTTCTCCAATGTTGGGAGATTTTAATATATCTTCGCCTTGATCCTGTTGACAAGTACATGGAGGATTATACCACAATCATTTCAAATCGTGTGAGGGAAGATATCTTAGGAAAAGATTCAGGCAGTACTGACAAGCGCATAATGGATGTACCTAGCTCTTATGATCCGGAGATGTCTTTTGTCATGTTCAAGTCACAGAATGTTGAAACTAGTGGTGTCCAAATGGATGAAAATCAACCGAGTCAAGAAGAGCAGCTGAAGCAGTTGGTTGATGAAAGGATCAAAGAGATCAAGTTAATTGCACAAAAGGTGTCTCCATTACCGGTCTGA